In Corynebacterium crudilactis, the genomic window CCTGCATGCCGAACTTCATGGTGGACCCTAAAACTCTTCAATGCACGGGTCTGATCGACCTTGGGCGGCTCGGAACAGCAGATCGCTATGCCGATTTGGCACTCATGATTGCTAACGCCGAAGAGAACTGGGCAGCGCCAGATGAAGCAGAGCGCGCCTTCGCTGTCCTATTCAATGTATTGGGGATCGAAGCCCCCGACCGCGAACGCCTTGCCTTCTATCTGCGATTGGACCCTCTGACTTGGGGTTGATGTTCATGCCGCCTGTTTTTCCTGCTCATTGGCACGTTTCGCAACCTGTTCTCATTGCGGACACCTTTTCCAGCCTCGTTTGGAAAGTTTCATTGCCAGACGGGACTCCTGCAATCGTCAAGGGATTGAAACCTATAGAAGACATTGCTGATGAACTGCGCGGGGCCGACTATCTGGTATGGCGCAATGGGAGGGGAGCAGTCCGGTTGCTCGGTCGTGAGAACAATCTGATGTTGCTCGAATATGCCGGGGAGCGAATGCTCTCTCACATCGTTGCCGAGCACGGCGACTACCAGGCGACCGAAATTGCAGCGGAACTAATGGCGAAGCTGTATGCCGCATCTGAGGAACCCCTGCCTTCTGCCCTTCTCCCGATCCGGGATCGCTTTGCAGCTTTGTTTCAGCGGGCGCGCGATGATCAAAACGCAGGTTGTCAAACTGACTACGTCCACGCGGCGATTATAGCCGATCAAATGATGAGCAATGCCTCGGAACTGCGTGGGCTACATGGCGATCTGCATCATGAAAACATCATGTTCTCCAGTCGCGGCTGGCTGGTGATAGATCCCGTCGGTCTGGTCGGTGAAGTGGGCTTTGGCGCCGCCAATATGTTCTACGATCCGGCTGACAGAGACGACCTTTGTCTCGATCCTAGACGCATTGCACAGATGGCGGACGCATTCTCTCGTGCGCTGGACGTCGATCCGCGTCGCCTGCTCGACCAGGCGTACGCTTATGGGTGCCTTTCCGCAGCTTGGAACGCGGATGGAGAAGAGGAGCAACGCGATCTAGCTATCGCGGCCGCGATCAAGCAGGTGCGACAGACGTCATACTAGATATCAAGCGACTTCTCCTATCCCCTGGGAACACATCAATCTTACCGGAGAATATCGTTGGCCAAAGCCTTAGCGTAGGATTTCGCCCTCTCCCGCAAACGACCCCTGAATGTTCACTTCCACATGCTGTTTCTCGACGGTGTGTATGTCGAGCAATCCCACGGCTCAGCGCGTTTCCGCTGGGTCAAGGCGCCGACCAGCCCAGAGCTCACCCAGCTGACGCACACCATCGCCCACCGGGTGGGTCGCTATCTGGAACGGCAAGGCCTGCTGGAACGGGATGTCGAAAACAGCTATCTGGCCTCGGATGCGGTGGATGACGACCCGATGACACCCCTGCTGGGGCACTCGATCACTTACCGTATCGCTGTCGGTTCACAGGCGGGGCGAAAGGTGTTCACTTTGCAAACTCTGCCGACCAGTGGTGATCCGTTCGGTGACGGGATTGGCAAGGTAGCCGGGTCCAGCCTGCACGCCGGCGTGGCGGCCAGGGCCGATGAACGCAAGAAGCTCGAACGGCTGTGCCGGTACATCAGCCGCCCGGCGGTATCCGAGAAGCGGCTGTCGTTAACACGAGGCGGCAACGTGCGCTACCAGCTCAAGACGCCGTACCGGGACGGCACCACGCACGTCATTTTCGAACCATTGGATTTCATTGCAAGGCTGGCCGCCCTGGTACCGAAGCCCAGAGTCAACCTAACCCGCTTCCACGGGGTGTTCGCACCCAACAGTCGGCACCGGGCGTTGGTCACGCCGGCAAAACGGGGCAGGGGCAACAAGGTCAGGGTGGCTGATGAACCGGCAACACCAGCACAACGGCGAGCGTCGATGACATGGGCGCAACGGCTCAAGCGTGTTTTCAATATCGACATCGAGACCTGCAGCGGCTGCGGCGGCGCCATGAAAGTCATCGCCTGCATTGAAGACCCTATAGTGATCAAGCAGATCCTTGATCACCTGAAGCACAAAGCCGAAACCAGCGGGACCAGGGCGTTACCCGAAAGCCGGGCGCCACCGGCTGAGCTGCTCCTGGGTCTGTTTGACTGACGAGCCTGAAGGCCAACGATACCAATCAAAATGCTGCGTTCACAGCGCCGCGGCAGGGATCCGCCGTGCTGGTTGTCGGAAAAGGAGCCGCTAGTGGGAAAGAGGAGGGTAAATTTTCAGCGTTGCTGGCTCCCCGTCAGCCGGATTGGGTTGCATCGCAGGGGTGTCGAAAGAGTCAACTGCGGTCCAAAGCTGTTGGACTTGGGTGAAAAGGGCGTTTATTCTTCCTATACGTCCGTATCAGTTTGCTGTTTTGAAATACAACGGCGGCGGTGACTATTACGCCAATCCTACCTCTGTACCGAATTTAGTGAAATTCTGCAATGAGCAGCTGAACATGAATATTTCTCCGGATGTTCCGTATGTGGACGTCGGAAGTCCGGATCTGTTCCTGTACCCGTTTGTTCACATGACGGGACACGGAAATGTGGTCTTTTCCGCTCAGGAAGCGGAGAACCTGAGAACTTATCTGATGGGTGGTGGTTTCCTTCACATTGACGATAATTACGGGATGGATCAGTTTATTCGGGTGGAAATTAAAAAGCTGTTTCCCAATCACGAATTGGTAGAACTGCCTTATAACCATGCGATCTTCAATCAGAAGTACAAATTCAACGGGTTGCCTAAAATTCACGAGCATGATAATAAGCGGGCACAGGCATTTGCGATTATCGAAAACGGAAAAGTAGTTTTACTATATACCTATGAAACCGACCTGGGAGACGGGTGGGAAGATCAGGCAGTACATAATAATTCACAGGAAAAACGCAGGCAGGCACTACAAATGGGAGCAAATATCGTAATGTATGCGTTTACAGAATAAAGCAAAGTTGCTCATTCAAAAAAACAGGCTTTATACACCGGATACAACAGAAAATTAATCTATCGCTGAATCGTTTTTTGTGTACTTCACTATTTTAAATCCGGCTTCGTGTTTTTCATCGGCAGGGTGTTGACAGACTTCTTCTTTCTTCCATTCCGATTCATTCAGTTGTGGGAAAAACGTATCAGCATCATAGCTCTTATCAACATGAGTAATGTACATTTCACTGACAACATTCAGTGCCTGTTTATAAATTTCTCCGCCACCGATAATAAATACGGTACGATCGGTTTCATTTTTATAATGCTCCAGGCATTCTTCCAAGGAATGGAAAAGCAGGCAACCGGGAGCGGCATATGATGTATTTCGTGTAAGCACGGCATTTTCCCGGTTGGGAAGCGGACGAAACCGTTCGGGAATGGATTCGTAATTTTTACGCCCCAGCACAACAATGTTTCCGGTGGTCGTTTCTCTGAAAAAGCGCATATCTGCCGGGAGGTGCCACATCAGATCATTGTTTTTTCCAATGCCCCCTTCCCTGTCCATTGCTACGATTAACGAAATTTTCATTTTACTTCTGTTATTCCAAACCGGTTAACGTGAACAATCTTTGTTTCGGTTTTATTGAGAACAATGGCATCAATTACCTTCTTATTTCCTTCCGCAGCCACCAGCGAATCCGAATAACCGATCAGGTAATGGATCTTCCCGTTCAGATCATTCACTTTGTAAACAATTGCCATGTGCGGAAGTTCCTCCTTCAGGTGTTTTAACTCAGCCTCTTTTACCTTTACGGCATAATATCCTTTCATGATCCGCTCAACTGCAGCGTCTCTGTCCATGCGGTACTCTCTGATGTTTTTCCCGTGTTTTTCCATCAGCTGGCGACTGTCTGCAAAAAACAAATCTCTGGCAGCCCGATCTGCACTGCTGAAAAACGTGCTGTCCAGTTCGTCGTATCCATAGTCGGGAAGTACATAGTAATGCTTGAAAGGTCCTTCTACTGCCGTATGTACATAAGCGAGTATGTAGTCGGCATCTTTTAAAACAACCTTACCCGCTTTTCGTTCAATGGTGCTACGCAGGATCATTCCTCCGTTTTTATAGCGATCCGTACTCAAGCCAGCCGCTTGTGCGTTGGCCTCAATGGCGGCCCGCTCTTCCGGCAGGCAATACACCTTGATCGGCGTGCTGCTTTTTCTCGTTACCTTCTGCTCTGTCGCCTCCATCTTTGGCGTCCTCCTGGTTCTCTTATTCCGGCGTCCGCCGATGGCCCCGCAGGGCAGGATTCCCGTTGAGCGCCGCAGGTGCGAATAAGGGGAAGTGAAGAGGAACACCATGCTTGCATGGTGGGCCTACTTCACACATCCTGCCCGCTTCACCACCACTTTAACATCACTACCATTTACCGGCTATAACCCGTTTTATCGACAAACACAAGCCGATTCCACGCATAAGGCGTGCAATCTGGCTTTAGTCGCCTTACAATCGCTTTAATAGCGATAGAATCGGCATTAAATCGCGGATAAATCGACATATAAAAGGCGGTAGAATCGGCATGACTAAACGGCTTACAGAGCGCATTGCAGCGCAAATGCAGACCCAAAAGCCCACCCGTTCAGGACAGAATCGGGCGGCTTTCCTGGCCCAGCGCGACGACATAAAAGAGGCTTTGACCGATGGCTGGCCGGTAAAAGCCATCTGGAAAACGCTGCACGATGAAGGGAAAATCAGCTTCGGATATGATGCTTTTATCAGCTATGTGAACAGTCTGATTCGGTCGCCAGGCGAGCCTGAAAAGGCCACCGCAAGACCGCCGGCATCCTCCCAACCGGCCCCCAAGAAAGCCACCCCAGCGACACCCAAACCAGTACCATCAGCCAGCCATAAGCCGGGGGAGATTCCCAGCTTCAACTTCAACCCCAGCCCGAACAAAGCGGACTTGATTTGACGCCCCAAGGGGCGGATTGGACGCCAAGAGGGAAGGCATAGCCCGCCCCTCAAGTGTCAATGAACCCCTGGAAATCGACCCCGAAAACAGCCCCCTTCATAGAGGCGGCCTATTAACATTTGAGTGGGAGTGACGGGCACTGGCTGGCAATGTCTAGCAACGGCAGGCATTTCGGCTGAGGGTAAAAGAACTTTCCGCTAAGCGATAGACTGTATGTAAACACAGTATTGCAAGGACGCGGAACATGCCTCATGTGGCGGCCAGGACGGCCAGCCGGGATCGGGATACTGGTCGTTACCAGAGCCACCGACCCGAGCAAACCCTTCTCTATCAGATCGTTGACGAGTATTACCCGGCATTCGCTGCGCTTATGGCAGAGCAGGGAAAGGAATTGCCGGGCTATGTGCAACGGGAATTTGAAGAATTTCTCCAATGCGGGCGGCTGGAGCATGGCTTTCTACGGGTTCGCTGCGAGTCTTGCCACGCCGAGCACCTGGTCGCTTTCAGCTGTAAGCGTCGCGGTTTCTGCCCGAGCTGTGGGGCGCGGCGGATGGCCGAAAGTGCCGCCTTGCTGGTTGATGAAGTACTGCCTGAACAACCCATGCGTCAGTGGGTGTTGAGCTTCCCGTTTCAGCTGCGTTTCCTGTTTGCCAGCCGGCCCGAGATCATGGGGTGGGTGCTGGGCATCGTTTACCGCGTCATTGCCACGCACCTGGTCAAGAAAGCGGGCCATACCCACCAAGTGGCCAAGACGGGCGCGGTCACCCTGATCCAGCGTTTTGGATCGGCGCTCAATCTGAATGTTCACTTCCACATGCTGTTTCTCGACGGTGTGTATGTCGAGCAATCCCACGGCTCAGCGCGTTTCCGCTGGGTCAAGGCGCCGACCAGCCCAGAGCTCACCCAGCTGACGCACACCATCGCCCACCGGGTGGGTCGCTATCTGGAACGGCAAGGCCTGCTGGAACGGGATGTCGAAAACAGCTATCTGGCCTCGGATGCGGTGGATGACGACCCGATGACACCCCTGCTGGGGCACTCGATCACTTACCGTATCGCTGTCGGTTCACAGGCGGGGCGAAAGGTGTTCACTTTGCAAACTCTGCCGACCAGTGGTGATCCGTTCGGTGACGGGATTGGCAAGGTAGCCGGGTCCAGCCTGCACGCCGGCGTGGCGGCCAGGGCCGATGAACGCAAGAAGCTCGAACGGCTGTGCCGGTACATCAGCCGCCCGGCGGTATCCGAGAAGCGGCTGTCGTTAACACGAGGCGGCAACGTGCGCTACCAGCTCAAGACGCCGTACCGGGACGGCACCACGCACGTCATTTTCGAACCATTGGATTTCATTGCAAGGCTGGCCGCCCTGGTACCGAAGCCCAGAGTCAACCTAACCCGCTTCCACGGGGTGTTCGCACCCAACAGTCGGCACCGGGCGTTGGTCACGCCGGCAAAACGGGGCAGGGGCAACAAGGTCAGGGTGGCTGATGAACCGGCAACACCAGCACAACGGCGAGCGTCGATGACATGGGCGCAACGGCTCAAGCGTGTTTTCAATATCGACATCGAGACCTGCAGCGGCTGCGGCGGCGCCATGAAAGTCATCGCCTGCATTGAAGACCCTATAGTGATCAAGCAGATCCTTGATCACCTGAAGCACAAAGCCGAAACCAGCGGGACCAGGGCGTTACCCGAAAGCCGGGCGCCACCGGCTGAGCTGCTCCTGGGTCTGTTTGACTGACGAGCCTGAAGGCCAACGATACCAATCAAAATGCTGCGTTCACAGCGCCGCGGCAGGGATCCGCCGTGCTGGTTGTCGGAAAAGGAGCCGCTAGTGGGAAAGAGGAGGGTAAATTTTCAGCGTTGCTGGCTCCCCGTCAGCCGGATTGGGTTGCATCGCAGGGGTGTCGAAAGAGTCAACTGCGGTCCAAAGCTGTTGGACTTGGGTGAAAAGGGCGTTTATTCTTCCTATACGTTGTCGGCAGCGGGCCAAAAAGGAATACGTCCATGCCCATCGAGGTGAAACCGGCTGTGAGCGCGGGTTCAAGCATATAGCCCGACAGGCGCGTATCCTTGCCGATCACGACACGATGGCGGTGGTCACCGCGACGAAAGACACGGCCAGCCGCCATGCCGACGCGCAAGGCGGTTTCCGCCGTCATCGCGCCTTCGTTGGCTTTGCCACGAATACCGTCTGTGCCGAAATATTTGCGCACCATAAGGTCGATTATCCTGTCGTCGGGTCGCCCTCAAAGGGGACATGCCTGCTGAACCGCGAATATAGAGAAATATCCCGAATGTGCAGTTAACGAATTCTTGCGGTTTCTTTCAGCGCCGCCAATACCGCCAGCCCGTCGCGCAAGGGGCGCGGCTCGTGTGTGCGGATGAAGTCAGCTCCACCTGCGGCGGCGGCAAGCTCTGCAGCGAGTGTCGCGGCCCCGACATCCCCCGGACCACGGCCTGTGAGCGCGCGCAGAAAGGATTTGCGCGAAACAGACAGAAGCACCGGCAAATCGAAGCGCAGCCGCAATTCATCGAACCGCGCCAGCACCGAGAGCGAGGTTTCGGGAGCAGCCCCCAGAAAAAACCCCATGCCGGGATCAAGGACAAGGCGGTTGCGTTTGATACCGGCACCCGTCAGCGCCGCGATGCGCGCGTCAAAGAACGCCGCAATGTGATCCATGATGTCGCCAGCGGGTGCCTCGCGCCGATCTGCCTGCCCGTCTTGCACCGAATGCATAACGACGAGTTTGGCAGATGATTTCGCCAATTGCGGATAGAACGCAGCGTCTGGAAAACCGCGAATATCATTGAGATAGGCCACACCACGCGACAAGGCATAGGCTTGCGTCGCGGGTTGATAACTGTCGAGCGAGACGGGAATGCCATCTGCCTTGAGCGCGTCCAGCACCGGCGCGATACGCGCGATTTCTGTGTCGGACGAAACAGGCGCGGCGTCGGGATTGCTGGATGCCGGACCGAGGTCGATCACATCTGCCCCCTCGGCCATCAGCTTACGCGCCTGCGCAATGGCTGCGTCTGGCGCCAGATACCGGCCTCCATCGGAGAAACTGTCCGAGGTTATGTTGACGATGCCGAAAATGATGAGCGATTTATTCATGGGGGCTTCTATAATAATAATAATCGGTGCTGTTGCAAAGTTGGGGCAGTAGGAAGACCGGCGTGGAATAATCAGGGCCATGGGCATCTTCTCCGGTCGTCATTTCCCTCGTGAAATCATCCTGTGGGCGGTGCGGTGGTACTGCCGATACGGTGTGAGCTACCGCGACCTCGAAGAGATGATGACCGAGCGTGGCGTGCCGGTCGATCACACCACGATCTACCGCTGGGTCCAGAAATATGCTCCTGAGCTGGATAAGAAGACCCGGTGGTATCGGCAAGTTCCTGACTGGCAGGCCAGGTCCTGGCGGGTGGACGAGACCTATATCCGGGTCGGCGGGACGTGGTGCTACCTCTATCGGGCGATCACCGCTGGTGGAAACACCCTGGATTTTTATCTCTCGCCGAAG contains:
- a CDS encoding TraK family protein, which encodes MTKRLTERIAAQMQTQKPTRSGQNRAAFLAQRDDIKEALTDGWPVKAIWKTLHDEGKISFGYDAFISYVNSLIRSPGEPEKATARPPASSQPAPKKATPATPKPVPSASHKPGEIPSFNFNPSPNKADLI
- the sul2 gene encoding sulfonamide-resistant dihydropteroate synthase Sul2: MNKSLIIFGIVNITSDSFSDGGRYLAPDAAIAQARKLMAEGADVIDLGPASSNPDAAPVSSDTEIARIAPVLDALKADGIPVSLDSYQPATQAYALSRGVAYLNDIRGFPDAAFYPQLAKSSAKLVVMHSVQDGQADRREAPAGDIMDHIAAFFDARIAALTGAGIKRNRLVLDPGMGFFLGAAPETSLSVLARFDELRLRFDLPVLLSVSRKSFLRALTGRGPGDVGAATLAAELAAAAGGADFIRTHEPRPLRDGLAVLAALKETARIR
- a CDS encoding aminoglycoside O-phosphotransferase APH(6)-Id is translated as MFMPPVFPAHWHVSQPVLIADTFSSLVWKVSLPDGTPAIVKGLKPIEDIADELRGADYLVWRNGRGAVRLLGRENNLMLLEYAGERMLSHIVAEHGDYQATEIAAELMAKLYAASEEPLPSALLPIRDRFAALFQRARDDQNAGCQTDYVHAAIIADQMMSNASELRGLHGDLHHENIMFSSRGWLVIDPVGLVGEVGFGAANMFYDPADRDDLCLDPRRIAQMADAFSRALDVDPRRLLDQAYAYGCLSAAWNADGEEEQRDLAIAAAIKQVRQTSY
- a CDS encoding IS91-like element ISCR2 family transposase encodes the protein MPHVAARTASRDRDTGRYQSHRPEQTLLYQIVDEYYPAFAALMAEQGKELPGYVQREFEEFLQCGRLEHGFLRVRCESCHAEHLVAFSCKRRGFCPSCGARRMAESAALLVDEVLPEQPMRQWVLSFPFQLRFLFASRPEIMGWVLGIVYRVIATHLVKKAGHTHQVAKTGAVTLIQRFGSALNLNVHFHMLFLDGVYVEQSHGSARFRWVKAPTSPELTQLTHTIAHRVGRYLERQGLLERDVENSYLASDAVDDDPMTPLLGHSITYRIAVGSQAGRKVFTLQTLPTSGDPFGDGIGKVAGSSLHAGVAARADERKKLERLCRYISRPAVSEKRLSLTRGGNVRYQLKTPYRDGTTHVIFEPLDFIARLAALVPKPRVNLTRFHGVFAPNSRHRALVTPAKRGRGNKVRVADEPATPAQRRASMTWAQRLKRVFNIDIETCSGCGGAMKVIACIEDPIVIKQILDHLKHKAETSGTRALPESRAPPAELLLGLFD
- a CDS encoding DUF4159 domain-containing protein, which translates into the protein MKRAFILPIRPYQFAVLKYNGGGDYYANPTSVPNLVKFCNEQLNMNISPDVPYVDVGSPDLFLYPFVHMTGHGNVVFSAQEAENLRTYLMGGGFLHIDDNYGMDQFIRVEIKKLFPNHELVELPYNHAIFNQKYKFNGLPKIHEHDNKRAQAFAIIENGKVVLLYTYETDLGDGWEDQAVHNNSQEKRRQALQMGANIVMYAFTE
- a CDS encoding dihydrofolate reductase, encoding MKISLIVAMDREGGIGKNNDLMWHLPADMRFFRETTTGNIVVLGRKNYESIPERFRPLPNRENAVLTRNTSYAAPGCLLFHSLEECLEHYKNETDRTVFIIGGGEIYKQALNVVSEMYITHVDKSYDADTFFPQLNESEWKKEEVCQHPADEKHEAGFKIVKYTKNDSAID